In the genome of Nitrospira japonica, one region contains:
- a CDS encoding NlpC/P60 family protein, which translates to MRRKIFIGGFIVAITLVGCSSMQRERGGPAPATTQDCCRSADVAPSRSAIVRSAAKLVGARTVEVNGHRIHYDCAGVTRAVFLEHGIDLYESRTTDRHANGVRLIYNHIREYGRLHQGPAVRPGDLVFFDNTWDSNSDGKMNDPLTHVGIVERQDRDGTIVFISRVAGAVERYRMNLGLPHVHRAADGKILNDHLRRKDTGTADQTGYLTGELFAGFGTRTGL; encoded by the coding sequence ATGCGACGCAAAATCTTCATCGGCGGCTTCATCGTCGCCATTACGCTGGTCGGCTGCTCTTCCATGCAACGGGAGCGGGGCGGTCCCGCGCCCGCGACGACTCAAGATTGTTGCCGCTCGGCAGACGTGGCCCCCAGCCGATCGGCCATCGTCCGGAGCGCCGCCAAGCTCGTCGGCGCGCGCACCGTCGAAGTGAACGGCCATCGAATCCATTATGACTGCGCCGGTGTCACGCGGGCCGTGTTTCTCGAGCACGGCATCGATCTCTACGAAAGCCGGACGACCGACCGGCACGCCAATGGAGTCCGCCTCATTTATAACCACATCCGGGAGTACGGCAGACTGCACCAGGGACCGGCGGTCAGACCCGGGGACCTCGTCTTCTTCGACAATACCTGGGACTCCAACAGCGACGGGAAAATGAACGATCCGCTCACGCACGTGGGCATCGTCGAGCGTCAGGACCGCGACGGCACCATCGTCTTCATCAGCCGGGTCGCGGGAGCCGTGGAGCGCTATCGCATGAACCTCGGCTTGCCGCACGTCCACCGCGCCGCGGACGGGAAAATTCTCAACGATCACCTGAGGCGAAAGGATACCGGGACCGCGGACCAGACCGGATATCTGACCGGCGAACTGTTCGCCGGATTCGGCACGAGAACCGGACTGTAG
- a CDS encoding PilZ domain-containing protein, with amino-acid sequence MERRRHRRVPAQINGLLCGNSHEVEGTTVDLSLGGAKIESGLEVYPGKVIVIRLMIPGVEEPVSIPEALVRWVEPNQFGVEFQRVDQKELDELEELLGDFEEAEGSGHA; translated from the coding sequence ATGGAACGCAGAAGGCATCGACGGGTCCCGGCTCAGATCAATGGGTTGCTGTGCGGCAACTCACACGAGGTCGAGGGCACGACCGTCGATCTGTCGCTCGGCGGGGCGAAGATTGAAAGCGGCTTGGAGGTCTATCCGGGAAAGGTGATCGTGATCCGGTTGATGATTCCCGGGGTTGAAGAACCGGTCTCGATTCCGGAGGCCTTGGTCCGATGGGTCGAGCCGAACCAGTTTGGCGTCGAATTTCAACGCGTCGATCAGAAGGAACTCGACGAGTTGGAGGAACTCCTCGGCGATTTTGAGGAAGCGGAAGGCAGCGGACACGCGTAG
- a CDS encoding DUF5069 domain-containing protein yields the protein MTQGRYPRSPKSLLGGIAHLGRFIDKIRLRNAGLIQDYNYITVGFDKYLIDFLGIDAKAFEQRTLAGGTDDELLAWVAAHGKKDLTQDEVVQWSRGLLTSAPKDDPARQRFQNRLKEVAAKRGVAVSALPPVSTWADVIELDEERM from the coding sequence ATGACGCAAGGCCGGTATCCCCGCAGTCCGAAGTCTCTTCTCGGCGGCATCGCCCATCTCGGGCGGTTTATCGACAAGATCCGTCTCCGCAACGCCGGGCTCATTCAAGACTACAATTACATCACGGTCGGGTTCGATAAGTACCTGATCGACTTTCTGGGTATCGACGCCAAGGCGTTCGAACAGCGGACACTGGCAGGCGGGACAGACGATGAGTTGCTGGCCTGGGTTGCCGCGCACGGGAAAAAAGATCTGACGCAGGACGAAGTCGTTCAGTGGAGTCGGGGACTACTGACTTCAGCGCCCAAAGATGATCCAGCCCGCCAGCGGTTTCAGAACCGGTTGAAGGAGGTCGCCGCGAAGCGGGGTGTGGCGGTCAGCGCGCTTCCGCCCGTGTCTACCTGGGCGGATGTCATCGAACTCGATGAGGAACGAATGTAA
- a CDS encoding glutamate synthase subunit beta, producing the protein MGDPKGFMKYAREGPKRKPIELRVLDWKEMYEPIPEDKLKIQGARCMDCGVPFCQGGTGCPVVNLIPEWNDLVYRGRWKDALKALHTTNNFPEFTGRLCPAPCEGACVLGINEDPVSIRVIEWNIIDRGFNEGLVAPILPVVKTGKTVAIVGSGPAGLAAAQQLARAGHSVTLFEKADRIGGLLRYGIPDFKMEKWVIDRRLEQMKAEGVEFKTGVTVGKDITGEQLRKQFDAVGLTMGAEQARELPIPGRELKGVHLAMEYLTQQNKRTAGIAVSDEPITAKGKRVVIIGGGDTGSDCLGTAHRQGCVEAHQFELLSEPPPQRASSTPWPLWPMQLRTSHAHEEGCNRQWSVSTTKFTGHNGHITKLHGHRVKFEGGKFVPMPNTEFEMDADLVLLAMGFTGPVKNGLLDSLGVAYDQRGAVTTDDNFMTNLDGVFAGGDTKRGASLIVWAIAEGRKMAAGIDRFLQAGKSAKTGR; encoded by the coding sequence ATGGGTGACCCGAAGGGTTTCATGAAATATGCCCGCGAGGGGCCGAAGCGGAAGCCGATCGAGCTGCGCGTGCTCGATTGGAAGGAGATGTACGAGCCTATCCCCGAGGACAAGCTCAAGATCCAGGGCGCGCGCTGCATGGATTGCGGCGTGCCGTTTTGCCAGGGTGGTACCGGCTGTCCCGTCGTGAACCTCATTCCCGAATGGAACGATTTGGTGTACCGCGGCCGTTGGAAGGACGCGCTCAAGGCCCTGCACACCACGAATAATTTCCCGGAATTCACCGGTCGTCTCTGTCCGGCTCCCTGCGAGGGAGCCTGCGTGCTCGGCATCAACGAAGATCCGGTGTCCATCCGCGTCATCGAGTGGAACATCATCGATCGCGGCTTCAACGAAGGTTTAGTGGCTCCGATCCTCCCGGTGGTGAAAACCGGCAAGACCGTGGCGATCGTCGGCTCCGGCCCGGCAGGACTCGCGGCGGCGCAGCAGCTGGCTCGCGCGGGCCACAGCGTGACCTTGTTCGAAAAGGCCGACCGCATCGGCGGGTTGCTCCGGTACGGCATTCCGGATTTCAAGATGGAAAAGTGGGTCATCGACCGCCGGCTGGAGCAGATGAAAGCCGAAGGAGTGGAGTTCAAGACGGGCGTCACCGTCGGCAAGGACATCACGGGCGAGCAACTGCGCAAGCAGTTCGACGCGGTGGGACTCACGATGGGAGCCGAGCAGGCGCGCGAGTTGCCGATCCCCGGCCGCGAACTCAAGGGTGTTCACCTGGCTATGGAATATCTGACGCAGCAGAACAAGCGGACGGCCGGCATCGCGGTTTCCGACGAGCCGATCACGGCCAAGGGCAAGCGGGTGGTCATCATCGGAGGTGGCGACACGGGTTCGGATTGCCTGGGCACCGCGCATCGCCAGGGCTGCGTTGAAGCGCATCAATTCGAACTGTTGTCGGAGCCGCCGCCGCAGCGGGCGAGTTCCACGCCCTGGCCGCTCTGGCCGATGCAGCTGCGGACGTCGCATGCGCACGAAGAGGGCTGCAACCGGCAGTGGAGCGTCTCGACCACGAAATTCACCGGGCACAACGGACACATCACCAAACTGCATGGCCATCGTGTGAAATTCGAAGGCGGGAAATTCGTTCCCATGCCGAACACCGAGTTCGAGATGGACGCGGATCTGGTCCTGCTGGCCATGGGGTTCACCGGCCCGGTCAAGAACGGGCTGCTCGACAGCCTCGGTGTGGCATACGACCAGCGCGGCGCGGTAACGACGGACGACAACTTCATGACCAACCTCGACGGCGTCTTTGCCGGTGGCGACACCAAGCGCGGCGCCTCGCTCATCGTGTGGGCGATCGCCGAGGGCCGCAAGATGGCGGCGGGGATCGATAGGTTTTTGCAGGCTGGAAAGTCTGCAAAAACTGGCCGCTGA
- the gltB gene encoding glutamate synthase large subunit, which yields MELPGLPPKQGLYDPQHEKDSCGVGFVVNIKGQKSHEIVRKGLQVLENLTHRGAQGCDPCTGDGAGILLQVPHEFLVRAAGDAGVKIPGAGEYGVGQLFLPPTADSRRQCEGLFAEIVKEEGARLLGWRDVVVKSDAIGVQARKTEPFMRQVFIARDVLNEAQFERKLYVIRKRVEKAIKESAIQGREYFYVPSLSANTIVYKGLLLPHQMAAYYQDLNDERMVSALALVHSRFSTNTFPTWPLAHPYRYVCHNGEINTLKGNVNWMKARQGRLHSELFGKDMEKLFPIVSENQSDSACLDNALEFLLLGGRSLPHTMMMLIPEPWVANSQMDLDRRGFYQYHAAMMEPWDGPAAVCFTDGKMIGATLDRNGLRPCRYHVTTDGIVVLASEAGVLPADPKDIRMKGRLMPGRMFLVDTAKGRIIDDEEIKADIVGRKPYRSWVTQYGVSLDELPEPLNVPQPDHPTIRQRQQAFGYTVEELKMVITPMIVTGEEAISSMGTDTPLAVLSDRPQLLFKYFKQLFAQVTNPPIDPIREQLVMSLVTNIGPKPNLMDESPESCRRIKVQQPILTNADLQKIRGISDPNFKSKTLRMLFRVAEGPDGLGAAVDELCRDASQAIKDGHKFLILSDRGVNDEWAPIPSLLGISAVHHHLVRECTRTEVGLILETGEPRDVHQFACLIGYGAGTINPYLVFETLVDMERDNYLPEGLDAQTAEGKFIKAINKGLLKIFSKMGISTVQSYCGAQIFEAIGLNHELIDRYFTGTPSRVEGVGIREIGEETLRRHRVAYEPAAIRQLDFGGEIHYRIQGEHHNWNPETIYKLQHASRANDAKTYAEFAQLVNDESKRRSNLRGLLDFKFAQAPIPIEEVESAKDIVKRFNTGAMSFGSISKEAHETLAIAMNRLGGKSNTGEGGEDPERFTPLPNGDSKNSYIKQVASARFGVTAHYLANARELQIKMAQGAKPGEGGQLPGHKVDENIAKFRYATPGVQLISPPPHHDIYSIEDLAQLIFDLKNSNPDAGVSVKLVAEVGVGTVAAGVSKAHADKVLISGDSGGTGASPLSSIKYGGIPWELGLAETHQTLVLNDLRGRIKVETDGQLKTGRDVVIATLLGAEEYGFATAPLIVEGCIMMRKCHLNTCPVGIATQDPELRKKFSGKPEHIVNYLFFVAEEARQLMAKLGFRTVNEMVGRVDKLKITKAIDHWKAKGLDLTPLLTMPDVGPDVPRYCVQKQDHGLADILDNKLVELCKPAIDKGEKVTIELPIKNVNRTTGTVLSSKIAKKYGLEGLPEDTISIKFIGSAGQSFGAFLARGVTLTLEGESNDYIGKGLSGGKIIVFPPKNVLFTPEETILIGNTSLYGATQGEAYFYGMAGERFAVRNSGARAVVEGTGDHGCEYMTGGVVVVLGRTGRNFAAGMSGGTAFVLDDLGKFQSRCNTGMVELEPVSTKEDKQLLHDLITKHFMYTGSRKAKQVLDAFEAMLPKFVKVMPVDYKRVLEERKRKASAVH from the coding sequence ATGGAACTCCCAGGGCTTCCACCGAAGCAAGGGCTCTACGACCCTCAACACGAAAAAGATTCGTGCGGCGTCGGCTTCGTCGTCAACATCAAAGGACAGAAGTCGCACGAGATCGTCCGCAAGGGACTTCAGGTACTGGAAAACCTGACCCATCGCGGCGCGCAGGGCTGCGACCCGTGCACCGGAGACGGCGCGGGGATTCTGCTTCAAGTGCCGCACGAGTTCCTGGTGCGCGCCGCGGGAGACGCCGGCGTGAAGATTCCCGGAGCCGGCGAGTACGGCGTGGGGCAGTTGTTCCTGCCGCCGACCGCCGATTCCCGCCGCCAGTGCGAAGGACTCTTTGCCGAGATCGTGAAGGAGGAAGGGGCGCGGTTGCTCGGCTGGCGCGACGTGGTGGTGAAGAGCGACGCCATCGGCGTACAGGCGCGGAAGACCGAGCCCTTCATGCGCCAGGTCTTCATTGCCCGCGACGTGCTCAACGAGGCGCAGTTCGAGCGCAAGCTGTACGTCATCCGAAAGCGGGTCGAGAAAGCCATCAAGGAATCGGCGATTCAGGGACGGGAATATTTTTACGTGCCGAGTCTCTCGGCGAACACCATCGTCTATAAGGGTTTGCTGCTGCCGCATCAGATGGCGGCCTACTATCAGGACCTCAACGATGAGCGTATGGTCAGCGCGCTGGCCCTGGTCCACTCCCGGTTCAGCACGAACACGTTCCCGACCTGGCCGCTCGCCCATCCCTATCGCTATGTGTGCCACAACGGCGAAATCAACACGCTGAAGGGCAACGTCAACTGGATGAAAGCGCGGCAAGGGCGCCTCCATTCCGAGCTGTTCGGCAAGGACATGGAGAAACTGTTCCCGATCGTCTCGGAGAACCAAAGCGATTCCGCCTGTCTCGACAACGCGCTCGAGTTTCTGCTCCTGGGTGGACGCTCCTTGCCGCACACGATGATGATGCTGATTCCGGAGCCGTGGGTGGCCAACTCCCAGATGGATCTCGACCGGCGCGGATTTTATCAGTACCACGCGGCGATGATGGAACCTTGGGACGGGCCGGCCGCGGTCTGTTTCACCGACGGCAAGATGATCGGCGCGACGCTGGACCGCAACGGATTGAGGCCCTGCCGCTACCACGTGACGACGGACGGCATCGTCGTCCTGGCTTCCGAGGCCGGCGTCCTTCCGGCCGACCCCAAAGACATCCGCATGAAGGGCCGGCTCATGCCGGGCCGCATGTTCCTCGTCGACACGGCGAAGGGCCGTATCATCGACGACGAAGAAATCAAGGCGGACATCGTCGGCCGCAAACCCTATCGCAGCTGGGTGACGCAGTACGGGGTTTCGCTCGATGAATTGCCGGAGCCGTTGAACGTCCCGCAGCCCGACCATCCGACGATCCGCCAGCGCCAGCAGGCCTTCGGTTATACGGTGGAAGAGCTCAAAATGGTCATCACCCCGATGATCGTGACCGGCGAAGAGGCGATCTCGTCCATGGGCACGGACACGCCGCTTGCGGTGCTGTCGGACCGTCCGCAACTGCTCTTCAAGTATTTCAAACAGCTCTTCGCGCAGGTGACGAATCCGCCCATCGATCCGATCCGCGAGCAGCTCGTGATGTCGCTGGTGACCAACATCGGGCCGAAGCCCAACCTCATGGATGAATCGCCCGAGTCCTGCCGCCGCATCAAGGTGCAGCAGCCGATTCTGACGAACGCCGATCTGCAGAAGATCAGGGGCATCTCGGATCCGAACTTCAAGAGCAAGACGCTTCGCATGCTGTTCCGGGTGGCTGAAGGCCCGGACGGGCTCGGCGCCGCGGTCGACGAGTTGTGCCGCGACGCCTCACAGGCGATCAAGGACGGCCATAAATTCCTGATTCTCAGCGATCGCGGCGTCAATGACGAATGGGCGCCGATCCCGAGCCTGCTCGGCATCTCGGCCGTGCACCATCATCTGGTGCGGGAATGTACCAGAACGGAAGTGGGATTGATCCTCGAAACCGGCGAGCCGCGCGACGTCCATCAATTCGCCTGTTTGATCGGCTACGGCGCCGGGACGATCAATCCGTACCTCGTTTTCGAGACGCTGGTGGACATGGAGCGGGACAACTATCTGCCGGAAGGGCTCGATGCCCAGACGGCGGAAGGCAAATTCATCAAGGCCATCAACAAGGGCCTGCTCAAGATCTTCTCCAAGATGGGCATCTCGACGGTGCAGTCCTACTGCGGCGCGCAGATCTTCGAAGCCATCGGACTGAATCACGAACTGATCGACCGCTACTTCACCGGTACCCCGTCGCGGGTGGAAGGGGTCGGCATCCGTGAGATCGGCGAGGAGACGTTGCGCCGGCACCGCGTGGCCTATGAGCCGGCCGCCATCAGGCAGCTCGATTTCGGCGGGGAGATTCACTACCGCATCCAGGGCGAGCATCACAACTGGAATCCGGAGACGATCTACAAGCTGCAGCATGCCAGCCGCGCCAACGACGCGAAGACCTATGCCGAGTTCGCCCAATTGGTGAACGACGAAAGCAAGCGGCGGTCGAACTTGCGCGGGCTGTTGGATTTCAAATTCGCGCAAGCCCCGATTCCGATCGAGGAAGTCGAGTCGGCCAAAGACATCGTCAAGCGTTTCAACACGGGCGCCATGTCGTTCGGGTCGATCAGCAAGGAGGCCCACGAGACGCTGGCGATCGCCATGAACCGGCTCGGCGGCAAGAGCAACACCGGCGAGGGCGGCGAGGATCCCGAACGCTTCACGCCGCTGCCGAACGGAGATTCCAAGAACAGCTATATCAAGCAGGTCGCCTCGGCGCGGTTCGGCGTGACGGCCCATTATCTGGCCAACGCCCGCGAGTTGCAGATCAAGATGGCGCAGGGTGCGAAACCCGGCGAAGGCGGCCAGCTGCCGGGCCACAAAGTCGACGAGAATATCGCGAAGTTCCGGTACGCGACGCCGGGCGTGCAGCTGATTTCTCCGCCGCCGCATCACGACATCTACTCGATCGAGGATCTGGCCCAGCTGATCTTCGACCTGAAGAACTCCAATCCGGACGCCGGCGTGTCGGTGAAACTCGTCGCGGAAGTCGGGGTGGGGACGGTCGCGGCGGGCGTGTCCAAAGCGCATGCGGACAAGGTGCTGATCAGCGGCGATTCGGGCGGCACCGGTGCGTCACCGCTGTCGTCGATCAAGTACGGCGGCATCCCCTGGGAGTTGGGCTTGGCCGAAACGCATCAGACGTTGGTGCTCAACGATCTGCGCGGCCGCATCAAGGTCGAAACAGACGGTCAGCTGAAAACGGGCCGCGACGTCGTGATCGCCACGCTGCTCGGCGCGGAGGAGTACGGGTTCGCGACGGCGCCGTTGATCGTCGAAGGCTGTATCATGATGCGCAAGTGCCATCTGAACACCTGCCCGGTCGGGATCGCGACGCAGGACCCCGAACTGCGAAAGAAGTTCAGCGGCAAGCCGGAGCACATCGTCAACTATCTGTTCTTCGTCGCGGAAGAGGCCCGGCAACTCATGGCCAAGCTCGGGTTCCGGACCGTCAACGAAATGGTCGGACGGGTGGACAAACTCAAGATCACGAAGGCCATTGACCACTGGAAGGCAAAGGGGCTGGACCTCACCCCGTTGCTGACGATGCCGGACGTGGGCCCGGACGTGCCGCGATACTGCGTGCAGAAACAGGATCACGGGCTGGCCGACATTCTCGACAACAAGCTGGTGGAGTTGTGCAAGCCGGCGATCGACAAAGGCGAGAAGGTGACGATCGAGCTGCCGATCAAGAACGTGAACCGCACGACCGGCACGGTGCTGTCGAGCAAGATTGCAAAAAAGTACGGGTTGGAAGGCCTGCCGGAAGACACCATCTCGATCAAGTTCATCGGGTCGGCGGGACAATCGTTCGGCGCGTTCTTGGCGCGTGGCGTGACGCTGACATTGGAAGGCGAGTCCAACGACTACATCGGCAAGGGGTTGTCCGGCGGCAAGATCATCGTGTTTCCTCCCAAGAACGTGTTGTTCACCCCGGAGGAGACCATCCTCATCGGCAACACCTCCCTCTATGGCGCGACCCAGGGCGAAGCCTACTTCTACGGCATGGCGGGCGAGCGGTTTGCGGTCAGGAACAGCGGGGCGCGTGCGGTCGTCGAAGGAACCGGCGATCACGGGTGTGAATACATGACGGGCGGCGTCGTGGTCGTGCTCGGACGAACCGGCAGAAATTTCGCCGCGGGCATGTCGGGCGGCACCGCGTTCGTGCTCGACGATCTCGGCAAGTTCCAGAGCCGCTGCAACACCGGCATGGTTGAATTGGAACCGGTTTCGACGAAGGAGGACAAACAGCTGCTTCACGACCTGATCACCAAGCACTTCATGTACACAGGTAGCCGCAAAGCCAAGCAAGTGCTCGATGCGTTCGAGGCCATGCTGCCAAAATTTGTGAAGGTGATGCCGGTCGATTACAAACGGGTCTTGGAAGAACGGAAACGCAAGGCGAGCGCGGTGCATTGA